GATCTTCTGCGCCAGCTTGGACGAGCGCTGGGCCAGCAGCAGACCGATGTCGTCCATCTTCACGATGCCGGCGACCACGCCGTAGACAGCGGCGGTGATCACCAGCGCGACGATCACCAGAATGATGAGCCGCGGCCAGAAAGACTGATCGGCCACTTCGTTGAGCGCGATCACCATGATCTCGGCGGACAGGATGAAGTCCGTCCGGATCGCGCCGGTGATCATGTACTTCTCGGCCTCGCCGCCGGTCGCAGTGGTGGGCTGATCGTCGGCGTCATGTCCACCGTGGCCCATGAACCGTCCCCAGACCTTCTCGGCGCCTTCGAAGCAGAGATAGGTGGCGCCCAGCATCAGGATCGGCGTCAGCAGGAACGGCGCGAACTGGCTGAGCAGCAACGCCGCGGGCAGGATGAACAGGATCTTGTTGCGCAGCGAGCCGATCGCGATGCGCTTGATCACCGGTAGCTCACGATCCGCGGTGATGCCGTGGACGTACTGCGGCGTTACCGCGGTGTCGTCGATCACCACACCGGCGGCCTTGGCGGTCGCCTTGCCGGTCGCGGCACCGATGTCATCGATCGACGCCGCCGCGAGCCGTGCCAGCGCGGCAATGTCGTCGAGCAAACCGAACAGGCCAGCGCTCACGGCTGTCCCTCTTCACCCAAGCAGCTCATCGGAGTAGTCATCCCCATGAGCGAGAAGGCTACCGGCCCTCACATGCCGATGAGTGACTCGATCCAGCCGCGGGCGAAGTAGAGGATGAAGCCGGCGGCCACGATCCACAGCAGCGGGCTGACCTCGCGGGCCTTGCCCGCGGCCGACCGCAGCACGGCCCAGGCCACGAACCCGACGCCGATGCCGTTGGCAATCGAATAGCTGAACGCCATCGTGGCCACGGTGAGCACCACGGGCAGCGCCACCGAGAACTCCGACAGGTCGATGTGACGCAGCTGCGAGACCATCATGGCGCCGACGATCACCAGGGCTGCGGCGGCGACCTCGGTGGGCACGATCGAGGCGAGCGGGGCGACGAACATGGCCGCCAGGAACAGCGCGCCGGTGATGAGGTTGGCGAACCCGGTACGGGAGCCTTCCTCGATGCCTGCCCCGGACTCGATGAACACGGTGTTCGACGATGCCGACGAGGATCCACCGACGACGGCGCCGGCGCCTTCGACGATCAGAGCCGATTTCAGGCGCGGGAAGTTGCCTTGGGAGTCGGACAGCCCGGCCTCCCGGGACAGCCCGGTCATGGTGCCCATGGCGTCGAAGAAATTGGCGAACACCAACGTGAACACGAGCATGATCGCGGCCAGTGCGCCGATCCGGCTGAAGGCGCCCAGGCTGACGTCGCCGACGAGCGAAAGGTCCGGCAGTGCGAACGGTGAGCCGGACAGGGTCGGCACCGACAGACCCCAACCGCCGTGCTTCTCCTGTGCTGAGCCGAGGTGCCAGATCGCCTCGACGATCACGGCCACCACGGTGCCGGTGACGAGGCCTATCAGGATGCCGCCGCGGACCTTGCGGGCCACCAGGATGCCGGTGACCAGCAGGGTGAACACGAACACGACGGTGGGCACGGTATTGATCGAGCCGACGCCGCCAGTGCCGAGCCCGACCGGTGGGGAGGGCAGGCCGGTCGAGCCGACGAATCCGGCGTCGACCAGTCCGATGAAGAGAATGAACAGCCCGATGCCCGCGGTGATCGCCAGTTTGAGTTGCATGGGGACGGCGTCGAACACCAGGCGGCGGAATCCGCTGGCCGCCAGCGCCACGATGATGAGGCCGTCGATGACCACCAGACCCATGGCCTCGGGCCAGGTGACCGTGCCCACCACGGTGGTGGCCAGAAACGAGTTGATGCCCAGGCCCGCGGCGAACGCGAACGGCAACCGGGCGATGATCCCGAACAGGATGGTCATCACGCCGGCCGCCAGGCATGTGGTGGCCGAGACTTGTGCGAACTGCAGCTTGTTGCCCGCGACGTCGGCGGACCCGGACAGGACGACGGGGTTCAGCACGATGATGTAGGCCATCGCGATGAAGGTGACCACGCCTCCGCGGATCTCGGAGAGGACCGTCGAACCACGGGTCGAGATCTCGAAGAAGCGATCGAGTCGATTCATAACCGATGAGCCTAAGGCGGGATTGGCCCAGTTTCCCGGCGTATCGGCGATGTTTGCCGCGGAGTCAATATCCGGTTGTCGAACGGCAACAGCCGCAAGGGGATTGGCTGCCGGAAAATGGTTTGACCTCAACTTGGGTTGAGGTGTCATGCTGCGTGCATGACAGTTCGACGCGACCGGTGCGGTGTGGAAAACCGCCTCGATCCTGGGGGTAATCCCCCTGGGGGGCCGGTGCGTCGCCGGATAGCTTCGAATGGCGAGCGTCTGAGGCAAGCGATATGAGCAGTGGCAGGAGCGGGGGCCATGCCGATGAGCACGGGTATGCACGTGAGTAGTGACGATTGTCGCGCGGAACGGTTCGAGCGTGACGCGTTGCCGCTGGTAGACCAACTCTTCGCAGCGGCGCGCCGCTACACGCGCAATGTGGCCGACGCCGAAGACCTGGTCCAGGAGACAATGGTCAAGGCGTACAGCAGTTTTCACACGTACCGAGACGGAACCAACATTCGCGCCTGGTTGTTCCGGATCCTGACCAATACGTGGATCAACTCGTACCGCACTGCACAGCGCCGCCCGCAGGAGGTCTTCGCCGACGAACTCTCGGATGCGCAACTGGCCGAGGTGGCGCTGCGGTTCCCGCTCGGTGTGGTTTCCGCCGAACTGGCGGCGCTGGAATCGATGGGTGATGACGACGTGCGGGATGCCATGCGGGCATTGCCGGAATCACAGGGCGTCGTCGTGTACTACGCCGACGTTGCGGGATTCCGGTACAAGGAGATTGCCGAGATCCTGCAGATTCCGGTGGGGACGGTGATGTCCCGGCTGCACCGGGGCCGCCGCGCGTTGCGTTCGCGGCTCGTCGAAATGGCGGTCGCCCGAGGCTATCTGGACCGTCCGTCGCACGACGGCACTGCGGCCTAGTTGCTGAACCCCGCCGCGGAAGCCGAGGGTTGACAGGGATCGGACAGCAAGCTCCCAGAAAGGGAGCCGCGGCTGCGTTCCTGGTCACAGCGGTGTAATGTTCCTCCCCGCTGTACATAGTTATTCGAACTAATTCGCCGATCGCCAGGGCGTCATCGCTTGAGGCGGGTTCGGGTAATCGTCGGGAGGTTCCGGTGAGTCCTGGTCGGGGTGCTCGTCGTGTGTTGAAACACGCGTGGATTCCAGTGGTTCTGGTGGTCGTACTCGCGGTGTCGGGCCTGGTGGTCTCGCGTCTGCACCGGATGTTCGGCTCGGAAGACCTCAACGCGAATGCCGGTGCCGGTATCGAGATCGTCCAGTTCAATCCGAAGGTGGTCTTGTACGAGGTGTACGGACCGCCCGGAACTTCCGCCGAGATCAGCTATTTCGATCCGGACGCCAATGTGCACTCGGTCAACGCCCCGCTGCCCTGGTCCGTCACCTTGTCCACCACGTTGCCCACAGTCAGCGCGAACCTGATGGCGCGCAGCGACAGTGAAGGTAGCGGCGGCCACATCGGCTGTCGCGTCACCGTCAACGGGACTGTCCGCGAGGAGCAATCCGCCGATGGCGTCAACGCCCAGACCTACTGCTTGGTGAAGTCCGCATGACCGCATCCGCCACCCCGCCCCAGTCCACCGGCAGGCCGAAGCGTCCTGTCTTCCCGCACCTGCTCCGCATCCTGGCGTGGCCGATCATCCTGATCTGGGTCGCGATCGCGGTTGTGGTGAACGTGATCTCGCCGCAACTGGAGGTCGTCGGCGAATTGCACGCCGCGCCGATGGCGCCCGAGGATGCGCCGTCGATGCAGGCGATGAAGTTGATGGGCGCCAACTTCAAGGAGTTCAACTCCAACAGCACGATCATGGTCGTTGTCGAGGGCCAGGAGCCGTTGGGCCCGGACGCGCACCGGTACTACGACGAGATCATCCACAAACTGCAGCAGGATCCCGAGCACATCCAGCACATCCAGGACTTCTGGGGTGACACGCTGACCGCGGCCGGTGCGCAGAGCGCCGACGGGAAAGCGTCGTACGTGATGATCAACCTCGCCGGCGAGCAAGGCATGACGCTCGCCAACGAGGGCGTCGAAGCCGTCCGCAAGGTCATCGAGGAGACGAAGGCTCCCCCGGGAGTGCAGGCCTACGTGGCCGGGCCTGCCGCACTGACCAACGACATGCACGTCATCGGCAACGCGAGCCTGGCCGAGATCACCCTGATCACCTTGATCGCCATCGCGGCCATGCTGCTGGTGGTCTATCGCTCGATCAGGACCACGCTGATCCAGTTGTTCCTCACGTTCCTGGCGCTGCTGACTGCCCGCGGCGTGGTGTCCGTGCTGGCAATGCACGACGTGTTCGGGTTGACCACCTTCGCGGGCAACATCCTGACCATGCTGGCGATCGCCGCTGCCACCGACTACGGCATCTTCATCTTCGGCCGGTATCGCGAAGACCGCGGCATGGGCCTGGACCGGGATGACTCCTACTACGCAACCTTCAAATCAGTTGCGCCCGTCATCGTGGGTTCCGGTCTGACCATCGCCGGAGCGACCTATTGCCTCAGCTTCGCGCGACTGCCCTACTTCTCCACCATGGGTGCCCCCGTCGCGATCGGCATGGTCGTGGTCGTGGTCATCTCGGTCACGCTCGGCCCGGCGGTGCTGTACCTCGGCAGCCGTGTCGGGCTGTACGAATCCAAGCGGCCCCCGCAGAGCAAGTTCTGGCGCAAAGTCGGCACCGCGGTGGTGCGTTGGCCCGCACCGATTTTCGTAACCAGCCTGTTCGTCGTGCTGATCGGGGTGGTGGCCATCCCGGGGTACAAGCCGGCCTACAACGACCGGTACTACCTGCCCGAGGATGCCCCGGTGAACGTCGGCTTCGCCGCTGCCGACCGGCACTTCTCCCAGGCCAGGATGAACCCCGACATCCTGATGGTCGAGTCCACCCATGACATGCGCAATCCTGCCGACATGCTTGTGCTGAACAAGATCTCGAGCAATGTGATGCACGCCGAAGGCATCGCGATGGTGCAGAGCATCACCCGGCCGCTCGGAATCCCCATCCAGCACAGCTCGATTCCGTTCCAGACCAGTATCTCGGGGCAGACCAGCAATATGAACCTGCCCTTCCAGCGCAAGCAACTCGAAGACCAGCTTCGGATGATCGACGCGACCAACACCTCGATCGACATCATGAAGAGGCAATATCAGCTCTCGCTAGAACAGACCCAGCTCACCCAGGACTCCGCGGCCAAGTCGCAGGAACTGCTCGAGGTCACCAAGAAGATGCGCGACAACATCGCGAACTTCGACGATCAGTTCCGGCCCATGCGTAACTACTTCTACTGGGAACCGCACTGCTTCGACATCCCGATGTGCTCCGCGGCACGTTCGGTCTTCGATGCTCTCGACGGTATCGATGAGCTGACCGACAAGACCTCGGCGGTTCAGGTCAACACCGACGAACTGGCTGACCTCGCACCGAAATTGACTGCGCTCCTGCCGCAGACGATCGCGTCGATGGAAACCAGCCGGGACCTCTCGCTGGCGTCGTACAACTCGCAGAAAGCACTGATCGACCAGATGCAGGCGATGAACGACACTGCACTGTCCATGGGTGCTGCCTTCGACGACGCGAAGAACGACGACCTGTTCTATCTGCCCCCGGAAGCCTTCACGAACCCCGACTTCGAACGTGGCCTCAAGATGTTCCTCTCGCCGGACGGTAAGTCCGCCCGCATGTTCATCACGCACCAGACCGACCCGGCGACGGTGGACGGGATCGCACGAGTCGAGTCCGAGCGCAAGGCCGCGCAGGAGGCCCTGAAGATGTCGTCCCTGTCGGACGCCAAGATCTATCTCGGCGGTGTGGCGGCGACATACAAGGACATGTCCGACGGCGCCCGCTACGACCTGATGATCGCGGTGGTATCGGCGCTGACGCTGATTTTCATGATCATGCTGATTCTGACGCGCAGTGCGGTGGCCGCGTTGACCATCGTGCTCACGGCCGGCAGTTCGATCGCCGCGTCGTTCGGTATCTCGGTGTTGCTCTGGCAGGACCTGTTCGGGATGCCCGTGCACTGGCTGGTGATGCTGATGTCGGTGATCATCCTGCTGGCCGTCGGATCCGACTACAACCTGCTGCTGGTATCCCGATTCCAGGACGAGATCCACGCGGGCCTCAAAACCGGCATCATCCGGTCCATGGCCGGCACCGGTGGCGTGGTCACCTCGGCCGGGCTGGTGTTCGCGGCCACGATGGCCGGCATGATGGCGAGCAACTTGATCGTGCTGGCCCAGATGGGCTCGACCATCGCGATCGGCCTGCTGATCGACACCTTCATCGTGCGGTCATTGCTGATGCCGTCCATCGCCACGCTGCTGGGACGGTGGTTCTGGTGGCCGCAGGTGGTTTATCCCCGCGGGGACAACCACTTCCGCAAACCGGCGCCGCGGCGGACACCTCGCGAGGATGACGACGACGACACAGCGGCCATCCCGGTGCCGACGAGCTAGATCCGGCAGGTCTGCGACCCTGGAGCCACTTACGCCGAGGATTACTGCCAATATGTGGCTGGAATCCTAGCTATAGAGCATGGCTGGTCAATGGGAAGATGTTGTGGCAGGCCGTAATAGCGGGCATGCGCTACCGGCGCGCCTTCCACTGCCGGTAAGCGTCGGGTAGACAGGCGGCGCACGGGCGGTAGCCCGCTGCTATGGCGGTCGGCACGTCGGGGAAGAAGACCCGGTGGCGGACGTAGCCGCCGGCGGCGATGGCGCGCAGCGCCGATGGGCAGTCGAGGCGACCGTAGATCTTGCTCGCCCGATGTCCCCCAACGGTTCCCGGGGTGCTGCTGGGGTAGGGGCGACCGTCGGCGCCGATCAGGAGGTAGCGCTTCATGCCGCGTCGTGGAACACCAGGCCCAGCGTGAATCTGGTCCCGGAACGGACGGTGGAGACGCCGTGCCGGATGGGGGCCGCCGACCAACCGCGTACGGACTTGGTCGGGCGGTCGCGGGTGGTGAACACCAATCCGTGCCCGTGGGGGATCACGGTGGCGGTGCCGCGTGATTGCGCGCGGGGCCGTTGTTCGTAGAGCAGGAACTCGCCGCCGGTGTAGTCCACGTTGGGCTGGGTCAGGTTGACCACCACCTGCAGCGGGAAGATCAGCTCGCCGTAGAGGTCGCGGTGCAGCGCATTCCAGTCCCCGGCACCATATTTCAGCAGGATCGCCGTCGTCTTGGTCTGCCCCGCCGCGTGGCACATCTGCAGCCAGTCGTCGAATTCGTCGGGCCACGGGGCCTCCCGGCCGAGTCGGTCCCACCACGTGCGGGCGATCGGCAGCAGGTGCGGGTACAGCGCCTGCTTCAGTGCGGTCACGGCCGGCGGGTAGGGCTGCCGGAAGTAGCGATATTCACCTTCGCCGAACCGGTAGCGGCTCATGTCGATGGTCGACCGGAAGCGGGCCACGTCGGGGTAGAGCGCGACGATGCCGGCGGCTTCCTCGGGAGTCACGAGCGGCCCGGTCAACGCGCATCCCGTGTTGTCGAGTTCGTCGCCGACACCACTCCAGTCGGTGGCGTCCACCCGACGCCGCCAGGGATTCGTGCCGCTCATGCCGCGGCCTCCAGGTCGAGCAACAGCCGCTTCGCTTCCGCGCCGCCGAGGTAGCCACCCATCGCCCCGTCGCTGCGGACCACGCGATGGCAGGGAATGACAACGGGTAGAGGGTTTTTCGC
Above is a window of Mycolicibacterium boenickei DNA encoding:
- a CDS encoding DUF808 domain-containing protein, translating into MSAGLFGLLDDIAALARLAAASIDDIGAATGKATAKAAGVVIDDTAVTPQYVHGITADRELPVIKRIAIGSLRNKILFILPAALLLSQFAPFLLTPILMLGATYLCFEGAEKVWGRFMGHGGHDADDQPTTATGGEAEKYMITGAIRTDFILSAEIMVIALNEVADQSFWPRLIILVIVALVITAAVYGVVAGIVKMDDIGLLLAQRSSKLAQKIGRGLVAGMPKLLAALSTIGTVAMLWVGGHILLVGTDTLGWHTLYGLVHHAEEAVRHAVGSTFGGVLAWLTNTAASAVIGLVVGTVVVGIMHVLPFGKKDKHDAAA
- a CDS encoding NCS2 family permease yields the protein MNRLDRFFEISTRGSTVLSEIRGGVVTFIAMAYIIVLNPVVLSGSADVAGNKLQFAQVSATTCLAAGVMTILFGIIARLPFAFAAGLGINSFLATTVVGTVTWPEAMGLVVIDGLIIVALAASGFRRLVFDAVPMQLKLAITAGIGLFILFIGLVDAGFVGSTGLPSPPVGLGTGGVGSINTVPTVVFVFTLLVTGILVARKVRGGILIGLVTGTVVAVIVEAIWHLGSAQEKHGGWGLSVPTLSGSPFALPDLSLVGDVSLGAFSRIGALAAIMLVFTLVFANFFDAMGTMTGLSREAGLSDSQGNFPRLKSALIVEGAGAVVGGSSSASSNTVFIESGAGIEEGSRTGFANLITGALFLAAMFVAPLASIVPTEVAAAALVIVGAMMVSQLRHIDLSEFSVALPVVLTVATMAFSYSIANGIGVGFVAWAVLRSAAGKAREVSPLLWIVAAGFILYFARGWIESLIGM
- a CDS encoding sigma-70 family RNA polymerase sigma factor, with translation MHVSSDDCRAERFERDALPLVDQLFAAARRYTRNVADAEDLVQETMVKAYSSFHTYRDGTNIRAWLFRILTNTWINSYRTAQRRPQEVFADELSDAQLAEVALRFPLGVVSAELAALESMGDDDVRDAMRALPESQGVVVYYADVAGFRYKEIAEILQIPVGTVMSRLHRGRRALRSRLVEMAVARGYLDRPSHDGTAA
- a CDS encoding MmpS family transport accessory protein, with translation MLKHAWIPVVLVVVLAVSGLVVSRLHRMFGSEDLNANAGAGIEIVQFNPKVVLYEVYGPPGTSAEISYFDPDANVHSVNAPLPWSVTLSTTLPTVSANLMARSDSEGSGGHIGCRVTVNGTVREEQSADGVNAQTYCLVKSA
- a CDS encoding MMPL/RND family transporter: MTASATPPQSTGRPKRPVFPHLLRILAWPIILIWVAIAVVVNVISPQLEVVGELHAAPMAPEDAPSMQAMKLMGANFKEFNSNSTIMVVVEGQEPLGPDAHRYYDEIIHKLQQDPEHIQHIQDFWGDTLTAAGAQSADGKASYVMINLAGEQGMTLANEGVEAVRKVIEETKAPPGVQAYVAGPAALTNDMHVIGNASLAEITLITLIAIAAMLLVVYRSIRTTLIQLFLTFLALLTARGVVSVLAMHDVFGLTTFAGNILTMLAIAAATDYGIFIFGRYREDRGMGLDRDDSYYATFKSVAPVIVGSGLTIAGATYCLSFARLPYFSTMGAPVAIGMVVVVVISVTLGPAVLYLGSRVGLYESKRPPQSKFWRKVGTAVVRWPAPIFVTSLFVVLIGVVAIPGYKPAYNDRYYLPEDAPVNVGFAAADRHFSQARMNPDILMVESTHDMRNPADMLVLNKISSNVMHAEGIAMVQSITRPLGIPIQHSSIPFQTSISGQTSNMNLPFQRKQLEDQLRMIDATNTSIDIMKRQYQLSLEQTQLTQDSAAKSQELLEVTKKMRDNIANFDDQFRPMRNYFYWEPHCFDIPMCSAARSVFDALDGIDELTDKTSAVQVNTDELADLAPKLTALLPQTIASMETSRDLSLASYNSQKALIDQMQAMNDTALSMGAAFDDAKNDDLFYLPPEAFTNPDFERGLKMFLSPDGKSARMFITHQTDPATVDGIARVESERKAAQEALKMSSLSDAKIYLGGVAATYKDMSDGARYDLMIAVVSALTLIFMIMLILTRSAVAALTIVLTAGSSIAASFGISVLLWQDLFGMPVHWLVMLMSVIILLAVGSDYNLLLVSRFQDEIHAGLKTGIIRSMAGTGGVVTSAGLVFAATMAGMMASNLIVLAQMGSTIAIGLLIDTFIVRSLLMPSIATLLGRWFWWPQVVYPRGDNHFRKPAPRRTPREDDDDDTAAIPVPTS
- a CDS encoding Ada metal-binding domain-containing protein, which codes for MKRYLLIGADGRPYPSSTPGTVGGHRASKIYGRLDCPSALRAIAAGGYVRHRVFFPDVPTAIAAGYRPCAACLPDAYRQWKARR
- a CDS encoding 2OG-Fe(II) oxygenase, producing MSGTNPWRRRVDATDWSGVGDELDNTGCALTGPLVTPEEAAGIVALYPDVARFRSTIDMSRYRFGEGEYRYFRQPYPPAVTALKQALYPHLLPIARTWWDRLGREAPWPDEFDDWLQMCHAAGQTKTTAILLKYGAGDWNALHRDLYGELIFPLQVVVNLTQPNVDYTGGEFLLYEQRPRAQSRGTATVIPHGHGLVFTTRDRPTKSVRGWSAAPIRHGVSTVRSGTRFTLGLVFHDAA